GTGCCGGTCGCCGAGGACCTCACCAGCGAGACCTTCGTCCGCGCCCTCCGCAAACTCGACTCGTACTCCGCTCCCGGCGGCAACTTCGTCGCCTGGCTGCTGACCATCGCGCGGAACCTGATCTTCGACCACTACCGCTCCGGCTGGGTCCGACTGGCGGTCGTCACCGAAGAGATCGAGCCGGAGCGCGAGCCGTCGGCAGGGCCCGAGCAGGCCGCCCTCGCGGCCTTGAGCGCCGAGCTGGTCCGCCGCGCCGTCGGCGGGCTCGCCGACGACCAGCGCGAGTGCATCGTCCTGCGCTACTTCACCGGCCTGTCCATCGCCGAGACGGCCCAGACGATGGGCCGGACCGAGGGCGCGATCAAGCAGCTGCAGTGGCGGGCCACACGCCGGTTGCAGGCACTTCTCACCGAGTGAAACAGAAAGGCCCGGAACAGGTGTCCTGTTCCGGGCCTTCGGGAGTCTGTGGAGGTCAGCGCACCACGGGGAGGTCGCCGGTGTTCTCGGCGTCCAGGGCGGCGGGGGAGTCCGGGGCCTTGGCCTTGTGCTCGGCCTCGTCCAGCTCGATCTCCTCGCGGAAGACCCACTTGCGGTAGGACCAGAAGCGGAACAGCGTGCCCAGCCCGAGGCCGATCACGTTCGCCGAGATGTTGTCGGCCAGCGCGTTGTGCAGGTCCAGCACGTACCGGGAGAAGCCGAGGCAGCCGGCCGAGATCAGCAGGCCGATGCCGTTCAGCACGAAGAACAGCACGTACTCGCGGTGCAGCCCGGTGCGCTCGCGGTGCCGCCAGGTCCAGTGCCGGTTGCCCAGGTACGTCGCGACGGTGGCGACCGTGACCGAGATGAACTTCGCCGTCACCGGCCGGTCGTGCAGCATGCCGTCGCCGTGCGTCCCGAACACGACCAGCGGGTTGTCGAACACCAGCCAGTTGTAGATCGGCAGGTCGACGACCATGCCGAGCAGACCGACCAGCCCGAACTTGGCCACTTCGTGCACCAAGTGCTCGACCTGGCGGTACAGCGTGGAGAAGATCTTCAACGGACCAGTGGACTCTCTGTGAACGGACAACTGGCTGTGCACAGTCAGTGGGGCAGTCTTCACGGTACCCGTCGTGGGGGCCGACACGAAAATCGCCCGCGCGCCGGGGTGGCCGCCCGCTCCCGGGTGATGTAAGCGGCGCGATCGGAAACCACTAGGCTCGGGCCGTGAAGTTCGAGCGTAAGGATCTCCCGGTCGGGACCCCCGTGGTGGGCATGGTCGGCGGCGGTCAGCTGGCCAGGATGACGCAGGAGTCGGCGGTCGCGCTGGGGATCCAGCTGCGGGTGCTGGCCGAGGGCCCGGCCGTGTCGGCGGCGCAGGCGGTGGCCGACGCGCCGGTCGGCGACTACCGCGACCCGGCGACGGTCACGGCGTTCGCCGCGGAGGCGGACGTCGTCACTTTCGACCACGAGCACGTGCCGACCGAGCTGCTCCGCGCACTGGAGGCCGCCGGCGTCGCCGTACGGCCCGGTCCGGACGCGCTCGTGCACGCACAGGACAAGGCGGTGATGCGGCAGCGCCTGGACACCATCGACGCGCCCTCGCCGGCCCACCAGGTGGTCGCGACGCCGGCCGAGGTCGCCGACTTCGCCAAGCGCGTCGGCGGGTTCCCGATCATCCTCAAGACCACCCGCGGCGGGTACGACGGCAAGGGCGTGTGGGTCGTCGACGGTCCCGAGGACGCCGCGGTCGCGCAGGCGTTCGGGTCCGGCGTACCGATCCTGGCCGAGGAGAAGGTCGACTTCGTCCGCGAGCTGTCCGCGATCGTCGCCCGCAGCCCGCACGGCCAGGCCGTCGCCTACCCGGTCGTCGAGTCGGTCCAGAAGGACGGCATCTGCGTCGAGGTGACCGCGCCGGCTCCCGGACTCGACCCGGACCAGGCCGCGCAGGCGCAGCAGACCGCGCTGCGGATCGCCGGTGAGCTGGGCGTGGTCGGCATCCTCGCGGTCGAGATGTTCGAGGCGCGCGACGGCCGGCTGCTGGTCAACGAGCTCGCGATGCGCCCGCACAACACCGGCCACTGGTCGATCGAGGGCGCGGTCACGAGCCAGTTCGAGAACCACCTGCGCGCCGTCCTGGACCTGCCGCTGGGGTCGCCGGCCGCGCGGGCGCCGTACACGGTGATGGTGAACGTGCTCGGCGGGGACGTCGAGGACATGCACCTGGGACTGCTGCACTGCATGGCGCGCGATCCGGGGCTGAAGGTGCACTTCTACGGCAAGTCCGTGAAGCCGGGCCGCAAGGTCGGGCACGTCACGGCGTACGGCGACGACCTGGACGCGGTGCGCGAACGCGCGCGGCACGCCGCGGCGTACCTGACCGGCACGATCGACGAGTGAGGAACCGGCCATGACCGTGGGCATCGTGATGGGGTCGGACTCCGACTGGCCGGTGATGAAGGCCGCGGCGGAGGTGTGCGCGGAGTTCGGCGTGACCTTCGAGGCGGACGTGATCTCCGCGCACCGGATGCCGGTGGAGATGATCGAGTACGGACGGCAGGCGCACGGCCGCGGGCTCAAGGTGCTGATCGCCGGCGCCGGTGGCGCGGCGCACCTGCCCGGCATGCTCGCGGCGGTCACGCCGCTGCCGGTGATCGGCGTACCAGTGCCGCTGAAGTACCTGGACGGGATGGACTCGCTGCTGTCGATCGTGCAGATGCCGGCCGGTGTCCCGGTGGCGACGGTCTCGATCGGCAACGCCCGCAACGCGGGACTGCTGGCGGTCCGGATCCTGGCCGCGCACGACCCCGGGCTCCTGCAGAAGATGACCGACTTCCAGGACTCGCTGGCGGAGCTGGCCAAGGCCAAGGGCAGCGCGGTGCGTGAGGGCGCGGAAGAGCTGCGTTAAGGCCGCCCTCAGACGGTTTTCCACACCGTCGGGGCGGGTAGCCGTGAGTTCCCAACCATTGTCGTCTAAGGTCGTCGATCGTGACTCCGCCCGCAGAACCGGATACTGAGCGCATCCCGATCCGCTACTGGATCTGGCTGCTCGGCGCGGCTGTGTCCTTGCTCGGGGACATCGCGATGAGTTTCGCCATCGGATGGTCGGCCAGTCACTACGGTGGGCAGGTCGCCGGCCTGGTGCTCCTGTTCGCCGCGGCGCCCCGCGCGGCGCTGCTGCTGATCGGCGGCGCGATCGGTGATCGCTTCGGTGCCCCGCGCGTCCTGCTGGTGAGTTGTACGGCGATGTTCGCGCTCACGGCGGCGCTGGTCCCGGTGACGATCGCCATCGACGAGCCGGTCACCTTGCTGCTCGTCACCGCCTTGCTGGTCGGCGTGATCGACGCGTTCTTCCTTCCGTCGTCGCGTTCCATGCCGCGGCTGCTGGTCCCCGCGGCTCAGATTCCGCGGGCGATGGCCAGCTTCCAGGTCACCGGCATGGTCTTCGCCGTACTCGGTGCGGCCGTCGGTGGCGCCTTGGTCGGCTGGGCGGGACTGACCGCGGCGGCCGGTTTCGACGCCCTGACCTTCGCGGTGATGATCGTGGTGCTCCTGGTCATGGGCCGGGCGATCGCGCCGCCCCCCGCGCCGACCACGGGCATGTTCCGCTCCATCGCCGAAGGCGTGAAGGTGGCCTTCGGACGTCCGTTGACGCGGACCCTGCTGATCACCATGACCCTGGCCGCGGGCTTGCTGATGCCCATGGACGCGTTGCTGCTGCCGCTGCTGGCCCGGGACCACGGCTGGGACGCGGGCCGTGCCTCGCTGCTGATCGCGGTCCGGAGCCTCGGCGTCGGCGCGATCGCCCTGCGCATCCTGATGCGCGGCTCGTTCCAGCGACCTGGCCTGGTGGCCGGGCTGGGGCTGCTGCTGGCGTCGATCGGGTTCGTCGGCCTCGCCGTCTTCGATCCGCTGCCCCTGGCGATGGCCGCGGCGATCATCAGCGGTATCGGGGTCGGTACCTTCACCGGCCACCTGCTGCCGCTGCTGATGACCTCGGTCGAGAAGGCGTACCAATCCCGGCTGCAGTCGGTCGTGGTGCTGTGCCAGAGCCTGGCGCTGGTGGTGATGAACCCGGTGCTCGGCTTCTTCGCCGACCTGGACGCGGTCGGCATCACGGGAGTCTGTCTGGGTATCGGTGTCCTGACCGCCCTGATCGGCTTCTTCGCTCTCTCCCGCCCGGTCATGCGTAACGCGACCGTCGCCTGACCCCGGACGCCCCGGGGTCTTCGGGATGGTGAGTCAGGGCTTGCCCGGGGCCCGGTAGGTCCAGCCCGCCGCGCGCCACTGGGCCGAGTCGAGCAGCAGCCTCGCGTCGAGGATCACGGGCGTGTCCACGACGTCCTTCAGCGTGACCGGGTCGAGCGCGCGGAACTCCGGCCACTCGGTCAGGTGCAGCACCAGGTGCGCGTTCTCGCACGCCTCGAGGGCCGAGCCGGCGTACCGCAGGGTCGGGCGGACGCGGCGTGCGTTCTCCATCGCCTCCGGGTCGTACACGGTGACGGTCGCGCCGTGCAGCTGGATCCGGCCGGCGATGTCGAGTGCGGGCGAGTCCCGGACGTCGTCGGTGCCGGCCTTGAAGGCGGCGCCGAGCACGGTCACGTTGCGGCCGACCCAGGCGGCGCCGAGCAGTTCGTGGGTGACGTCGACGATCCGCGCCCGGCGCCGGTAGTTGATGTCGTCGACCTCGCGGAGGAACGTGATGACCTCCTCGACCCCGAGCTCACCGGCCCGGGCCATGAAGGCGCGCAGGTCCTTGGGCAGGCAGCCGCCGCCGTACCCGGGGCCGGCGTTCAGCATGCCGCGGCCGATCCGCTTGTCGAAGCCGAGTGCGTCGGCCAGTTGCGTCACGTCGGCGCCGGTCGCGTCGGCCATCTCCGACAGCGCGTTGATGAACGAGATCTTCGTGGCCAGGAAGGCGTTCGCGCCGCCCTTGACCAGCTCGGCGGTCGGCAGGTTGCAGACCACGACCGGCGTTCCCTCGGCGAGCGGCGTCGCGAACACCTGCCGCAGCGTCGCCTCGGCCTCAGGAGTCTGTACGCCGAACACCAGGCGGTCCGGGTGCAGCGTGTCGTCGACGCCGTGCGCCTCCCGCAGGAACTCCGGCTGCCAGGCGATCTCGACGCCGGCCCCGGCCGGGGACTCGGCGTGGAACCGCTGCTCGACCAGCTTCGACGTACCGACCGGGACGGTCGAGCGCCCGACGACGAGCGTCGGCCGGGTCAGCAGCGGCGCGAGCATGTCGACGACCGAGTTGACCTGCGCGAGGTCGGCGGCGTCGCTGCCCTCGGTCTGCGGGGTCCCGACGCAGATGAAGTGGACGTCGGCCCAGTCGGCGATCTCGCGGTAGTCCTTGGTGAACCGCAGCCGCCCGGAGTCGACGTGCTTCTTCAGCAGCGGGTCCAGCCCCGGCTCGTACAGCGGGGCCTTGCCGTCGTTGAGCAGCTTCAGCCGGTGCTCGTCGATCTCGACGCCGATCACGTCGAAGCCGAACTCGGCCATACCCGCGGCGGTGTTCGCGCCGAGGTAGTTGGTCCCGATCACCGCGATCCGCAGCGAGCCGGTGGGCGTGCCTTCAGTCATGCGGGCGACTCTACCGACGCGACTTTCCGGTCGGTGAACGGCGCTGGTCGGCCCGGTGCCGGTGGGTGCGCCGTACGTCACGTTCCGGTGCCGGCGGCTCCCGGTCCGCGGCGATCCGTCGTAGATTGAAACTCGTGAGTAACTCATTCGACCTGTACGCGCTGTCCGAGGAGCACGACGCGATCCGGGCGGCGGTCCGCGACGTCTGCGACGCCAAGGTGGCCCCGCACGCCGGGGACGTCGACGAGCTCGCCGAGTTCCCGAAGGCGTCGTACGACGCGCTCAAGGCCTCGGACTTCCACGCCCCGCACATCCCGGAGGCCTACGGCGGCGCCGGCGCGGACGCGCTGGCCACGGTGATCGTGATCGAGGAGGTGGCCCGCGCCTGCGCGTCCACCTCGCTGATCCCCGCGGTGAACAAGCTCGGCACGCTGCCGCTGCTGCTGTCGGCGTCCGAAGAGGTCAAGCAGCGCTACCTGCCGCCGGTCGCGTCCGGCGACGCGATGTTCTCGTACTGCCTGTCCGAGCCGGAAGCCGGTTCGGACGCGGTGTCGATGAAGACCCGCGCGGTCGCCGACGGCGACGACTTCGTGCTGAACGGCGTGAAGCGCTGGATCACCAACGCCGGCGTCAGCGACTACTACACGGTCTTCGCGGTGACCGATCCCGACGCCCGCTCGAAGGGCATCTCCGCCTTCGTGGTCGAGAAGGCCGACGAGGGCGTGTCCTTCGGCGCCCCGGAGAAGAAGCTCGGCATCAAGGGGTCGCCGACCCGCGAGGTGTACTTCGACAACGTCCGGATCCCGGCGTCGCGGATGATCGGCGACCCGGGCACCGGCTTCGGCACGGCGATGGCGACGCTCGACCACACCCGCGTCACGATCGCCGCCCAGGCGCTCGGCATCGCGCAGGGTGCGCTCGACTACGCGCTCGGGTACGTCAAGGAGCGCAAGCAGTTCGGCAAGGCGATCGCGGAGTTCCAGGGCCTGCAGTTCATGCTCGCCGACATGGGCATGAAGCTCGAGGCCGCCCGCCAGCTCACGTACGCCGCGGCCGCCCGCTCCGAACGGGGAGACGCGGATCTCACCTACTTCGGCGCCGCCGCCAAGTGCTTCGCCTCCGACGTCGCGATGGCCGTCACCACCGACGCCGTCCAGCTCCTCGGCGGCTACGGCTACACCCACGACTACCCGGTCGAACGCATGATGCGCGACGCCAAGATCACCCAGATCTACGAAGGCACCAACCAGGTCCAGCGCATCGTGATGGCCCGGCAGCTGCTGAAGGGCCTGGGCTGAGTCGACCCGCTCGGTGCGCGATCACGCAGTACGGGAGGGCAGAGAAGCCGCCTGACGGTCGATGACCGCCATCCGTCGACCGGCCGCGTTTGTAAGGTG
The Kribbella italica DNA segment above includes these coding regions:
- a CDS encoding 5-(carboxyamino)imidazole ribonucleotide synthase; amino-acid sequence: MKFERKDLPVGTPVVGMVGGGQLARMTQESAVALGIQLRVLAEGPAVSAAQAVADAPVGDYRDPATVTAFAAEADVVTFDHEHVPTELLRALEAAGVAVRPGPDALVHAQDKAVMRQRLDTIDAPSPAHQVVATPAEVADFAKRVGGFPIILKTTRGGYDGKGVWVVDGPEDAAVAQAFGSGVPILAEEKVDFVRELSAIVARSPHGQAVAYPVVESVQKDGICVEVTAPAPGLDPDQAAQAQQTALRIAGELGVVGILAVEMFEARDGRLLVNELAMRPHNTGHWSIEGAVTSQFENHLRAVLDLPLGSPAARAPYTVMVNVLGGDVEDMHLGLLHCMARDPGLKVHFYGKSVKPGRKVGHVTAYGDDLDAVRERARHAAAYLTGTIDE
- a CDS encoding UDP-glucose dehydrogenase family protein, whose protein sequence is MTEGTPTGSLRIAVIGTNYLGANTAAGMAEFGFDVIGVEIDEHRLKLLNDGKAPLYEPGLDPLLKKHVDSGRLRFTKDYREIADWADVHFICVGTPQTEGSDAADLAQVNSVVDMLAPLLTRPTLVVGRSTVPVGTSKLVEQRFHAESPAGAGVEIAWQPEFLREAHGVDDTLHPDRLVFGVQTPEAEATLRQVFATPLAEGTPVVVCNLPTAELVKGGANAFLATKISFINALSEMADATGADVTQLADALGFDKRIGRGMLNAGPGYGGGCLPKDLRAFMARAGELGVEEVITFLREVDDINYRRRARIVDVTHELLGAAWVGRNVTVLGAAFKAGTDDVRDSPALDIAGRIQLHGATVTVYDPEAMENARRVRPTLRYAGSALEACENAHLVLHLTEWPEFRALDPVTLKDVVDTPVILDARLLLDSAQWRAAGWTYRAPGKP
- the purE gene encoding 5-(carboxyamino)imidazole ribonucleotide mutase codes for the protein MTVGIVMGSDSDWPVMKAAAEVCAEFGVTFEADVISAHRMPVEMIEYGRQAHGRGLKVLIAGAGGAAHLPGMLAAVTPLPVIGVPVPLKYLDGMDSLLSIVQMPAGVPVATVSIGNARNAGLLAVRILAAHDPGLLQKMTDFQDSLAELAKAKGSAVREGAEELR
- a CDS encoding acyl-CoA dehydrogenase family protein; translation: MSNSFDLYALSEEHDAIRAAVRDVCDAKVAPHAGDVDELAEFPKASYDALKASDFHAPHIPEAYGGAGADALATVIVIEEVARACASTSLIPAVNKLGTLPLLLSASEEVKQRYLPPVASGDAMFSYCLSEPEAGSDAVSMKTRAVADGDDFVLNGVKRWITNAGVSDYYTVFAVTDPDARSKGISAFVVEKADEGVSFGAPEKKLGIKGSPTREVYFDNVRIPASRMIGDPGTGFGTAMATLDHTRVTIAAQALGIAQGALDYALGYVKERKQFGKAIAEFQGLQFMLADMGMKLEAARQLTYAAAARSERGDADLTYFGAAAKCFASDVAMAVTTDAVQLLGGYGYTHDYPVERMMRDAKITQIYEGTNQVQRIVMARQLLKGLG
- a CDS encoding GtrA family protein yields the protein MKIFSTLYRQVEHLVHEVAKFGLVGLLGMVVDLPIYNWLVFDNPLVVFGTHGDGMLHDRPVTAKFISVTVATVATYLGNRHWTWRHRERTGLHREYVLFFVLNGIGLLISAGCLGFSRYVLDLHNALADNISANVIGLGLGTLFRFWSYRKWVFREEIELDEAEHKAKAPDSPAALDAENTGDLPVVR
- a CDS encoding sigma-70 family RNA polymerase sigma factor, which produces MPDRTAPVACPEIDAIEQTVRRAQSGDAAAFGELYDAYVTTVYRYVLAKVSAVPVAEDLTSETFVRALRKLDSYSAPGGNFVAWLLTIARNLIFDHYRSGWVRLAVVTEEIEPEREPSAGPEQAALAALSAELVRRAVGGLADDQRECIVLRYFTGLSIAETAQTMGRTEGAIKQLQWRATRRLQALLTE
- a CDS encoding MFS transporter — encoded protein: MTPPAEPDTERIPIRYWIWLLGAAVSLLGDIAMSFAIGWSASHYGGQVAGLVLLFAAAPRAALLLIGGAIGDRFGAPRVLLVSCTAMFALTAALVPVTIAIDEPVTLLLVTALLVGVIDAFFLPSSRSMPRLLVPAAQIPRAMASFQVTGMVFAVLGAAVGGALVGWAGLTAAAGFDALTFAVMIVVLLVMGRAIAPPPAPTTGMFRSIAEGVKVAFGRPLTRTLLITMTLAAGLLMPMDALLLPLLARDHGWDAGRASLLIAVRSLGVGAIALRILMRGSFQRPGLVAGLGLLLASIGFVGLAVFDPLPLAMAAAIISGIGVGTFTGHLLPLLMTSVEKAYQSRLQSVVVLCQSLALVVMNPVLGFFADLDAVGITGVCLGIGVLTALIGFFALSRPVMRNATVA